A genomic stretch from Desulfotignum balticum DSM 7044 includes:
- a CDS encoding FeoB-associated Cys-rich membrane protein: MFEKILIGLIVAGAVYYLYRRFRATTSADGASCGCGGCDSCGTARIACESNGSKQEKK, translated from the coding sequence ATGTTTGAGAAAATCCTTATCGGCCTGATCGTTGCCGGTGCCGTGTATTACCTGTACCGCCGGTTCAGGGCCACCACTTCCGCTGACGGTGCATCCTGCGGCTGCGGTGGATGCGACAGCTGCGGTACAGCCCGGATAGCGTGCGAATCAAACGGATCAAAACAGGAAAAAAAATGA
- a CDS encoding Hsp70 family protein, whose translation MAQEPVIGIDLGTTNSEVAFVFNDTPIVIEDDDRGIMPSCVGIDRNARLIVGRTARNQAAAFPGDTVLAVKRRMGTDTRYTLGDQDYTPQEISAMILKTLKARAEDAIGGPVQKAVITVPAYFTDVQRQATRDAGQIAGLEVLRIINEPTAAALAYGEAGRDEDRHILIYDLGGGTFDVSIVKIEAGVVEVLASTGDNRLGGEDFDEALVAYLLDHIREHHGRDLTDDPVAAARLKSAAEAAKIQLSDEFFVRIEEDHLSPDLHLSCEVSRDVFEEMIRPLIEKTMTSVAKALRDAALSPGRLDKVILVGGSTRIPMVSRMLSGELNIEPDIGIDPDLCVALGAGIQAGREMGKSIRSMLIDITPYTFGTSAFGMLDGRHYEHCFVPLIRRNTKLPATRTEAFQTLVDDQVAADINVYQGDNPDALDNIRIGTYTFDLSKAPAGSVITLRYDLDLNGILTLEAREKDTGKTINAVLENVFSQSGTDISESRDKVGALFPGDNALSKELPPTGEPPRPASGPEAVLPPAIAGILDQAREKLTLAPDDDKDDIINLMEDITEAWARNDPDRAGKLAEDLEDILFYIGE comes from the coding sequence ATGGCACAGGAACCGGTTATCGGCATCGATCTGGGCACCACCAACTCTGAAGTCGCCTTTGTGTTTAACGACACCCCCATCGTCATCGAGGATGATGATCGGGGGATCATGCCCTCCTGTGTGGGCATCGACCGGAACGCCCGCCTTATCGTGGGCCGTACCGCCCGGAACCAGGCTGCGGCATTCCCCGGGGATACGGTTTTGGCTGTTAAGCGGCGGATGGGCACGGACACCCGTTACACCTTGGGAGACCAGGACTACACCCCCCAGGAGATCTCCGCCATGATCCTCAAAACCCTGAAAGCCCGGGCGGAAGACGCCATCGGCGGTCCCGTGCAAAAGGCGGTGATAACGGTGCCGGCCTATTTTACGGATGTCCAGCGCCAGGCCACCAGGGATGCCGGCCAGATCGCCGGGCTGGAAGTTCTCAGGATCATCAACGAGCCCACTGCCGCAGCCCTGGCCTATGGTGAAGCCGGCCGGGACGAGGACAGGCACATCCTGATCTATGACCTGGGCGGCGGCACCTTTGATGTCTCCATCGTAAAAATCGAAGCCGGTGTGGTGGAAGTTCTTGCCAGTACCGGGGACAACCGCCTGGGGGGCGAAGACTTTGACGAAGCCTTGGTGGCGTATCTGTTGGACCATATCAGGGAACACCACGGCCGGGATCTCACGGACGATCCCGTGGCTGCGGCCCGCCTCAAATCTGCGGCCGAAGCCGCCAAAATCCAGTTGTCTGACGAGTTTTTCGTCCGTATCGAAGAAGACCATCTGTCTCCGGACCTCCACCTCTCCTGTGAAGTGTCCAGGGACGTTTTTGAAGAGATGATCCGGCCCCTTATTGAAAAAACCATGACATCTGTGGCCAAGGCCCTGCGGGATGCGGCCCTTTCTCCGGGCCGGCTGGACAAGGTCATTTTGGTGGGAGGCTCCACCCGGATCCCCATGGTATCCCGGATGTTGTCCGGCGAACTGAATATCGAACCGGACATCGGCATCGATCCGGATCTCTGCGTGGCATTGGGGGCCGGTATCCAGGCCGGCCGGGAAATGGGAAAATCCATCCGGAGCATGCTCATCGACATCACCCCCTACACCTTCGGCACCTCCGCCTTCGGTATGCTGGACGGCAGGCATTACGAGCATTGCTTCGTCCCTCTGATCCGGCGGAACACCAAGCTGCCGGCCACCCGTACCGAAGCCTTTCAGACCCTGGTGGACGACCAGGTCGCCGCCGATATCAACGTCTACCAGGGGGACAACCCGGATGCCCTGGATAACATCCGCATCGGCACTTATACCTTTGACCTGTCCAAAGCCCCGGCCGGCAGCGTCATCACCCTGCGGTACGATCTGGACCTGAACGGCATACTCACGCTTGAGGCCAGGGAAAAGGATACGGGCAAAACCATCAATGCCGTCCTTGAAAATGTCTTCAGCCAAAGCGGCACGGACATTTCCGAATCCAGGGACAAAGTCGGTGCCCTGTTCCCCGGGGACAACGCCCTTTCAAAAGAGCTCCCCCCAACCGGAGAACCACCCCGGCCGGCCTCCGGCCCGGAGGCGGTCCTGCCCCCGGCCATCGCCGGCATCCTGGACCAGGCCCGGGAAAAACTGACCCTGGCCCCGGATGATGACAAGGACGACATCATCAATCTCATGGAAGATATCACCGAGGCCTGGGCCCGGAATGATCCGGACCGGGCCGGGAAACTGGCCGAAGACCTGGAAGATATCCTTTTTTATATAGGCGAGTAA
- a CDS encoding Fic family protein: MNETKWNMKPNKAKAIMLAKRQLAEFVCDAVNLEGIHLTLPEIQTLLDGISVGGHKLSDQQIALNQADTWRALFGWIDKNQFEITCEKVCALHRIAGKDEALDWGKFRSGGVTIAGTDYMPPHADALPELFEKMVNDSHSMPDIYDRAIHFFLTMARCQFFYNVNKRMGRFIMNGLLLSCGYPAINLPAKRQLEFNQLMLDFYQTGHQKPMNTFLRSCLDERVIKIMKE, translated from the coding sequence ATGAATGAAACGAAATGGAACATGAAACCAAATAAAGCAAAAGCAATAATGCTTGCGAAACGCCAACTAGCTGAGTTTGTATGTGACGCAGTTAATTTGGAAGGAATTCATTTAACCTTACCGGAAATTCAGACATTACTTGATGGGATTTCCGTTGGCGGACATAAATTATCTGACCAGCAAATAGCATTGAACCAAGCCGATACATGGCGCGCGTTATTTGGGTGGATTGATAAAAATCAGTTTGAAATCACCTGTGAAAAAGTCTGTGCACTCCATCGCATCGCGGGTAAGGACGAGGCATTGGATTGGGGAAAGTTTAGATCTGGCGGGGTGACTATAGCAGGGACGGACTATATGCCGCCGCATGCTGATGCGTTACCGGAGTTGTTTGAAAAAATGGTTAATGACTCACATAGTATGCCCGATATTTACGATCGTGCGATCCATTTTTTTCTTACAATGGCCAGATGCCAATTTTTTTATAATGTCAACAAGCGTATGGGGCGTTTTATCATGAATGGACTCTTGTTGAGTTGCGGATACCCTGCGATCAATCTTCCTGCGAAAAGACAATTGGAGTTTAATCAATTGATGCTCGATTTTTATCAAACAGGTCATCAAAAACCAATGAATACCTTTCTACGCTCCTGCTTAGATGAAAGGGTCATAAAAATCATGAAAGAATAG
- a CDS encoding J domain-containing protein — MIYHHILGVEKTAGNREVRERYLALVREFPPDRHPEAFQRITRAYEALKDRRSRVRARLTGVNDFTFWIDALDALVDSIPTAPQAPGLDRIIEADNK; from the coding sequence GTGATTTATCACCATATACTCGGCGTGGAAAAGACTGCCGGGAACCGGGAAGTCCGGGAAAGATACCTGGCACTGGTCAGGGAATTTCCGCCGGACCGTCACCCGGAGGCATTTCAGCGGATCACCCGGGCCTACGAGGCCCTGAAAGACCGCCGCAGCCGGGTCAGGGCCAGGCTGACGGGCGTCAACGACTTCACCTTCTGGATCGATGCCCTGGATGCCCTTGTGGACAGTATTCCCACAGCACCCCAGGCCCCCGGCCTGGACCGGATCATCGAGGCGGACAACAAATGA
- a CDS encoding DUF4198 domain-containing protein, whose product MKNKHRTVSRRVVGTMVPAVVFLMLLVPLSKVSAHSLYIQSTRYAADKGKSLPLFFSYGHYVPVADGIRGKKLKKVQITAPDGTVSEITVRDETSLHSYMVDYDIPGTWILTAETSPGYFTMYTDKKGRNRHAIKPMDHVRDQAAEIQKSYYSRQFAKTYVRCEASSETFPARAGLFLELAPAKDIFHLKAGDTLDLDIYMDGKPYTGEGAWDATYMGFSTESEDLFHPRTPVTGSRLSILFPHPGRWFVRYAVTVPAPEKDRDKYVQMKLTATLTFQIDNARKTPETDSH is encoded by the coding sequence ATGAAAAATAAACACAGAACAGTGTCAAGGCGGGTGGTTGGGACCATGGTTCCGGCGGTGGTGTTTCTGATGCTTCTGGTCCCGCTTTCAAAGGTGTCGGCCCATTCTCTGTATATCCAGTCTACCCGGTATGCGGCGGACAAGGGCAAGTCCCTCCCTCTGTTTTTCTCTTATGGCCATTATGTGCCGGTGGCGGACGGGATCCGGGGAAAGAAATTGAAAAAAGTGCAGATCACCGCCCCGGACGGCACGGTTTCCGAGATAACTGTCCGGGATGAGACCTCCCTTCATTCTTACATGGTCGACTATGACATCCCGGGCACCTGGATATTGACCGCGGAAACCAGCCCCGGATACTTTACCATGTACACCGATAAAAAGGGCCGGAACCGCCATGCCATCAAACCCATGGACCATGTCCGGGACCAGGCGGCTGAAATCCAGAAAAGCTATTATTCCCGGCAGTTTGCTAAGACCTATGTCCGTTGTGAAGCCTCTTCCGAAACGTTTCCGGCCCGGGCCGGATTGTTTCTGGAACTGGCACCGGCAAAGGACATCTTCCATCTCAAGGCCGGAGACACCCTGGATCTGGACATATATATGGATGGAAAACCCTATACCGGTGAAGGGGCCTGGGATGCCACCTACATGGGGTTTTCCACCGAGTCAGAGGATCTTTTTCATCCCAGGACACCGGTGACAGGCTCCCGGTTATCCATCCTATTTCCCCATCCGGGCCGCTGGTTTGTGCGGTATGCCGTCACAGTGCCTGCACCGGAAAAAGACAGGGACAAATATGTCCAGATGAAACTCACCGCCACCCTGACCTTTCAGATCGACAATGCACGAAAGACCCCGGAGACGGACTCACACTGA
- a CDS encoding MBL fold metallo-hydrolase, producing MGVAIHMDHWFTIDQFEKDSYIISEYRHWEETHCYLLNGSEYSLLIDTGLGICNIHDQVMKLTDKPVIAVATHIHWDHIGGHKFFPDFYAHKAELNWLAGEFPLTIEQIKDMVVDRCDLPDGYDVNRYEFFQGQPTSVLKDNDTINFGDRFVQVVHTPGHSPGHMCFWENERGHLFTGDLVYKDTLFAYFPSTDPEAYLNSLERVSALPVKNVFPAHHSLDIQPEILGRMRDAFRQLKAEGKLHHGSGTFDFGDWAVWI from the coding sequence ATGGGAGTAGCGATTCATATGGACCATTGGTTTACAATAGATCAATTTGAAAAAGACAGCTATATCATAAGCGAATACCGCCACTGGGAGGAAACGCATTGTTATCTGTTGAACGGTTCGGAATACAGCCTGCTGATTGATACCGGGCTCGGAATCTGTAACATCCATGACCAGGTGATGAAATTGACTGACAAGCCGGTTATTGCAGTGGCCACTCACATTCACTGGGACCATATCGGCGGTCATAAATTCTTTCCGGACTTTTACGCCCACAAGGCCGAACTGAACTGGCTTGCCGGAGAATTTCCTTTGACGATCGAACAAATTAAAGACATGGTCGTTGACCGCTGTGACCTCCCGGACGGCTATGATGTAAACAGATATGAATTTTTTCAGGGGCAGCCGACAAGCGTGCTGAAGGATAATGATACTATCAATTTCGGCGACCGCTTTGTTCAGGTCGTGCATACTCCCGGCCATTCGCCGGGACATATGTGTTTTTGGGAAAATGAACGCGGTCATCTGTTTACCGGTGACCTGGTTTATAAAGACACGCTGTTTGCCTACTTTCCGTCCACCGATCCAGAGGCGTACCTCAACTCTCTGGAGCGGGTATCGGCACTGCCGGTAAAAAATGTATTCCCTGCACATCACTCTTTGGATATTCAGCCTGAGATTCTTGGCAGGATGCGTGATGCTTTTCGGCAGTTGAAGGCTGAGGGCAAACTGCATCATGGCAGCGGAACCTTTGACTTCGGCGACTGGGCGGTATGGATATGA
- a CDS encoding efflux RND transporter permease subunit: MKHNDSHPRGAMAWMAGNSVIANLLMLVFLVGGLITAWNVKQEVFPDFTVDSVSITVAYPGASPEEVENGIVLALEEAIEDIEGIEKVTASASEGSASVTVELMEGEDVVKLWQEIKSEVNSISTFPDEAEEPLVSLGSHKRGVLTLVLHGAVDELTLRSAADQVRDTLLNSGEITQVDLTGVRNYEVQVEIPQNILRRYGMTLEDAAQAIAKASVELGGGSLKTESGDILVRVKDRREYAREYAGLPLFTETNGSRILLEDVGEIKDGFEDSNTWARFDGHAAVMIEIFRVGDQTPTQVAAAGKAVVAELNQTLPEGLHLTILQDRSSVFEQRARLLMKNAFQGLILVFILLAVFLETRLAFWVSLGIPISFLGSFLFLSAGNFSINVISMFAFIVTLGIVVDDAVVVGENIYHWRSRGLSFLQAAVAGTKEVALPVVFSVLTNLVSFMPLMFVPGFMGKIFRVIPLVVGAVFLVSLIESLFILPAHLSRRNRTRAVWPLNHLEQWQGKFSQAFEQFVRIRYGALLRLMISYRYGVIAFGFAMMLALGGYVSSGRMGLEMFPRSESDYAYCSATLPYGSAESRLKSVENRLVAAAGEVVAENGKDLLSKGVLSNVSQNVVTVRIFLADEDKRPLPTSQITELWRSRVGSMAGLENIRFESNMGGPGSGKNLTVMLSHADTQTLEEAGKDLAGSLSQYAIVHDIDDGSARGKRQFDIQLLPLGERMGLTSESVARQLRYAFQGAEALKQQRGRNEVTVRVSLPESERTVETTLENLVLRSDTGEVYLRDAVKMTAGRSYTTIERTNGRRNIIVTANVNPPARAENIKGELAASVLPDLAGTYPGLTYSFEGHQAEMQKSLNSLVTGSLLALFGIYTLLAVPFKSYTQPLIIMVSIPFGIIGAVLGHIIMGYSLSVNSIFGIVALSGVVVNDSLVLIDFANRRAREGASPLEAIHAAGIQRFRPVLLTTMTTFGGLMPMIMETSFQARMMIPMAISLGFGVLFSTLIILALVPSLFMVLDDFSGLIYRREEKNPGKA, encoded by the coding sequence ATGAAACATAACGACTCACACCCCCGGGGTGCCATGGCCTGGATGGCGGGAAACTCGGTCATCGCCAATCTGCTCATGCTCGTTTTCCTGGTGGGCGGGCTGATCACGGCCTGGAACGTCAAGCAGGAGGTCTTCCCGGATTTCACCGTTGACAGTGTTTCCATTACAGTGGCCTATCCCGGAGCCAGCCCGGAAGAGGTGGAAAACGGCATTGTCCTGGCCCTGGAGGAGGCTATCGAAGATATCGAGGGGATCGAAAAAGTGACCGCCTCAGCATCGGAAGGCAGTGCCTCGGTAACTGTGGAACTTATGGAAGGGGAGGATGTGGTCAAACTGTGGCAGGAGATCAAAAGCGAGGTCAACAGCATCTCCACCTTTCCAGACGAAGCGGAAGAGCCCCTGGTCTCTTTGGGAAGCCACAAGCGGGGGGTACTCACCCTGGTCCTGCACGGCGCTGTGGATGAACTGACCCTGCGGTCTGCGGCGGATCAGGTCCGGGATACCCTGCTGAACAGCGGCGAGATCACCCAGGTGGATCTGACCGGGGTCCGGAATTACGAGGTCCAGGTGGAGATCCCCCAGAATATCCTGCGGAGATACGGCATGACCCTGGAAGATGCTGCCCAGGCCATTGCCAAAGCGTCGGTCGAACTGGGGGGCGGCAGCCTGAAAACCGAAAGCGGAGATATTCTGGTCCGGGTCAAGGACCGGCGGGAATATGCCCGGGAATATGCCGGGCTGCCCCTGTTCACGGAAACGAACGGTTCCCGGATCCTGCTGGAGGATGTGGGAGAGATCAAAGACGGCTTTGAGGACAGTAACACCTGGGCCCGGTTTGACGGGCATGCTGCCGTGATGATCGAAATTTTCCGGGTCGGGGACCAGACCCCCACCCAGGTGGCGGCCGCAGGCAAGGCCGTGGTCGCGGAGCTGAACCAGACCCTGCCCGAAGGACTTCATCTGACCATCCTCCAGGACCGGTCTTCCGTGTTTGAGCAACGGGCCCGGCTCCTGATGAAAAACGCCTTCCAGGGCCTGATTCTGGTCTTTATCCTCCTGGCCGTTTTTCTGGAAACCCGGCTGGCCTTCTGGGTAAGTTTAGGCATACCGATCTCCTTTCTGGGCTCTTTCCTCTTTCTGTCAGCAGGAAATTTTTCCATTAATGTAATTTCCATGTTTGCCTTTATTGTGACCCTGGGAATTGTGGTGGACGATGCCGTGGTGGTGGGAGAGAATATTTATCACTGGCGGTCCCGGGGCCTGTCTTTTCTCCAGGCCGCCGTGGCCGGGACAAAGGAGGTGGCCCTGCCCGTCGTCTTTTCCGTCCTGACCAACCTGGTTTCCTTCATGCCCCTGATGTTCGTGCCGGGGTTCATGGGCAAGATCTTCAGGGTCATTCCCCTGGTGGTAGGCGCGGTATTCCTGGTCTCCCTCATCGAAAGCCTTTTCATTCTGCCTGCTCATCTGAGCCGCCGCAACAGAACCCGGGCCGTCTGGCCCCTGAACCATCTGGAACAGTGGCAGGGGAAATTCAGCCAGGCTTTTGAACAGTTTGTCCGGATCCGGTACGGGGCCTTGCTGCGCCTGATGATCAGTTATCGGTACGGGGTTATTGCCTTTGGTTTTGCCATGATGCTGGCCCTGGGAGGGTATGTGAGTTCAGGCCGGATGGGCCTGGAAATGTTTCCCAGGAGTGAATCCGACTATGCCTATTGTTCCGCTACACTGCCTTACGGGTCTGCGGAATCCCGGCTCAAGTCCGTGGAAAACCGCCTGGTGGCCGCAGCCGGGGAGGTGGTGGCTGAAAACGGCAAAGACCTCCTGTCCAAGGGGGTGCTCAGCAATGTCTCCCAGAATGTGGTCACTGTCAGAATCTTCCTGGCAGATGAAGACAAGCGTCCCCTGCCCACCTCACAAATCACTGAATTATGGCGCAGCCGGGTGGGATCCATGGCCGGCCTGGAAAATATCCGGTTCGAATCCAACATGGGCGGCCCGGGATCCGGAAAGAATCTCACCGTAATGCTCAGCCACGCCGACACCCAGACCCTGGAAGAAGCCGGAAAAGACCTGGCCGGGTCTCTGTCACAGTATGCCATTGTCCACGATATCGATGACGGGTCTGCCCGGGGCAAGCGGCAATTCGATATCCAGCTGCTGCCCCTGGGCGAACGAATGGGCCTGACCTCAGAGTCCGTGGCCCGGCAGCTGCGCTACGCTTTCCAGGGAGCCGAGGCCCTTAAACAGCAGCGGGGCCGGAACGAGGTCACGGTGCGGGTCAGCCTGCCTGAATCCGAACGTACGGTTGAAACCACCCTGGAAAATCTGGTCCTCCGGTCCGATACCGGGGAAGTCTATCTGCGGGATGCCGTCAAGATGACCGCCGGACGGTCCTATACCACGATCGAACGGACCAATGGCCGCCGGAATATTATTGTCACGGCCAATGTCAATCCCCCTGCCCGGGCCGAGAACATCAAGGGGGAACTGGCCGCATCTGTCCTGCCGGACCTGGCCGGAACCTACCCGGGGCTGACCTACAGCTTTGAAGGCCACCAGGCCGAGATGCAGAAAAGCCTGAACTCCCTGGTCACCGGCTCCCTTCTGGCCCTGTTCGGCATCTATACCCTGCTGGCGGTTCCGTTCAAAAGCTATACCCAGCCTCTGATCATCATGGTCAGCATCCCCTTCGGCATCATCGGGGCGGTGCTGGGCCATATTATCATGGGATATTCCCTGTCCGTCAACTCCATCTTCGGGATCGTGGCCCTGTCCGGAGTGGTGGTCAACGACTCCCTGGTCCTCATCGACTTTGCCAACCGCCGGGCCCGGGAAGGGGCATCCCCCCTGGAGGCCATCCATGCCGCAGGCATTCAGCGATTCCGGCCTGTCCTGCTGACCACGATGACCACCTTCGGCGGTCTTATGCCCATGATCATGGAAACTTCTTTTCAGGCCAGAATGATGATCCCCATGGCCATATCCCTTGGCTTCGGGGTACTCTTTTCCACACTCATCATCCTGGCCCTGGTTCCGTCCCTGTTCATGGTGCTGGATGATTTCTCAGGGCTGATATACCGGCGGGAGGAAAAAAATCCGGGAAAAGCCTGA
- a CDS encoding nucleotide exchange factor GrpE — MSPGNIAAKTGAWFHRAVILRLLTLIHTASGRALRNRLDMEWKTRALADFSDWLDGLDQVPPEFLPEDPADQSETDNRSAPQDTGSPVGPDLYTLLTEFISLKKQVQIQTREQSRNLQGLKDFNTFAGEGRQILDDLARQVSRMGAMEDKLREETTADILQAFLDIRDSLARGTAARNRVTAPFLRQKKMHALLDGYQIALNKFDQALLRLETTPIPTTGRPFDPDTMTAVDTCHVPDMPQGVVTQEISGGFMRRGKVLRHARVVVNTPGKEN, encoded by the coding sequence ATGAGTCCCGGTAACATTGCCGCAAAGACCGGGGCCTGGTTCCACAGGGCCGTTATCCTGAGGCTGCTCACCTTGATTCACACCGCATCGGGGCGGGCCCTTCGCAACCGGCTGGACATGGAATGGAAGACCAGGGCTTTGGCGGATTTTTCAGACTGGCTGGACGGCCTGGATCAGGTCCCGCCGGAATTCCTGCCGGAAGACCCGGCGGATCAGTCGGAAACAGACAACCGGTCCGCCCCACAGGATACCGGAAGTCCGGTCGGCCCGGATCTTTACACCCTGCTTACGGAATTCATCAGCCTGAAAAAGCAGGTTCAGATCCAGACCCGGGAGCAGTCCCGGAACCTTCAGGGTCTCAAGGATTTCAACACCTTTGCCGGGGAGGGCAGGCAGATTCTGGACGACCTGGCCCGCCAGGTCAGCCGCATGGGGGCCATGGAAGACAAGCTCAGGGAAGAGACAACCGCTGATATTCTCCAGGCCTTTCTGGATATCCGCGATTCTCTGGCCCGGGGAACGGCAGCCCGGAACCGTGTGACCGCCCCGTTTTTAAGGCAAAAAAAAATGCATGCCCTCCTTGACGGCTACCAGATTGCCTTGAATAAATTCGACCAGGCCCTCCTGCGCCTGGAAACCACCCCCATCCCCACCACGGGCCGGCCCTTTGACCCGGACACCATGACGGCGGTGGACACCTGCCATGTCCCGGACATGCCGCAGGGCGTTGTCACCCAAGAAATCAGCGGCGGCTTTATGCGGCGGGGCAAAGTCCTCCGCCATGCACGCGTCGTCGTGAACACCCCAGGAAAGGAAAATTAA